The Pieris brassicae chromosome 6, ilPieBrab1.1, whole genome shotgun sequence genome window below encodes:
- the LOC123710803 gene encoding proteasome subunit alpha type-5, translating to MFLTRSEYDRGVNTFSPEGRLFQVEYAIEAIKLGSTAIGICTSEGVVLAVEKRITSPLMEPTTIEKIVEVDRHIACAVSGLMADSRTLIERARVECQNHWFVYNERMSVESCAQAVSNLAIQFGDSDDDSGTAMSRPFGVAVMFAGIDEKGPQLFHMDPSGTFVQYDAKAIGSGSEGAQQSLKEVYHKSMTLKEAIKSALTILKQVMEEKLSESNVEVVTMTPGSMFHMFSREQLAEVIKDIP from the exons ATGTTTCTAACGCGTTCAGAGTACGACCGCGGTGTTAATACCTTCAGCCCTGAAGGTAGGCTGTTCCAAGTTGAATATGCTATAGAAGCAATTAAGTTGGGTTCCACTGCTATCGGCATTTGCACTTCTGAGGGTGTTGTATTGGCGGTCGAAAAAAGAATCACATCACCTTTGATGGAGCCGACAACAATTGAAAAGATCGTTGAAGTAGACCGCCATATCGCATGTGCTGTTTCCGGGCTTATGGCTGATTCAAG aaCATTAATTGAACGAGCTCGTGTAGAATGCCAGAACCATTGGTTTGTATACAATGAAAGGATGAGCGTTGAATCATGTGCCCAGGCTGTGTCTAACCTGGCTATTCAATTTGGAGATAGTGATGATGATAGTGGGACTGCTATGTCTCGACCATTTGGTGTAGCTGTTATGTTTGCAG GCATTGATGAGAAAGGACCTCAACTATTCCATATGGATCCAAGTGGTACATTTGTGCAGTACGATGCTAAGGCAATTGGCTCAGGAAGTGAAGGAGCTCAGCAGAGTTTAAAG GAGGTGTACCACAAGTCCATGACACTTAAGGAGGCAATTAAGTCTGCATTGACAATTCTAAAGCAAGTAATGGAAGAGAAATTGTCAGAGAGTAATGTGGAAGTTGTCACTATGACTCCAGGGTCAATGTTCCACATGTTCTCCAGGGAACAACTGGCTGAGGTTATTAAGGATATACCTTAA
- the LOC123710800 gene encoding juvenile hormone epoxide hydrolase-like: MAERNKRQNVPVKRNRTLAVPLLITSLLSLGVSYYVYNLINTPPEMPKVNLEAYWGPYPMKSNPDKSIRSYSVEFSEVMVNELRNLLLHRRPFQPPLEDTGFKYGFNSNFLTRVLDYWQNKYNFADRQNFLNKYDQYVTNIQGLDIHFVHVKPNVGFDVDIVPLLLLHGWPGSFREFYELIPELAYKSGNDFAVELIIPSLPGFGFSQAPARPGMGPLEMAVVMRNLMEHIGHEKYYIQGGDFGHGIGSIMATLFPDKVLGFHTNMPVVGHPMGTIYTLFGSIFPSLIVEPEIQDRIYPLSKQISFLLEETGYMHLHATKPDTIGIALTDSPAGLAAYILEKFSTWADPNNRKASDGNLLSNYMLTHLLDNVMVYWASNCITTSIRLYAEAFSKKQIAYGMDMIPTSTPTWGIKFKHEIFTQPDIVLKLKYKNYLHTTIVDGGGHFAAFESPKILAKDVLQAIITFREFWGVKTVNQTPQPEPIKATSVHEFTVRDIYGRNIKLEKYKGYVLLIVNVASQCGLTNKNYDQLNELYDKYSKSRDFRILAFPCNQFNSQEPGSEQDIIKFINKRNVEFDVFAKIEVNGDNAHPLWKFLKRVQGGSLGDFIKWNFSKFIVDKNGVPVERFGPNVDPIDLEPYLAKYW; this comes from the exons ATGGCAGAAAGGAACAAACGGCAAAATGTGCCGGTAAAACGAAACAGAACTTTG GCTGTTCCCCTGCTTATAACATCTTTATTATCTCTCGGAGTATCCTACTATGTGTATAACTTGATAAATACTCCTCCTGAAATGCCTAAAGTGAATCTAGAAGCCTATTGGGGTCCATATCCTATGAAATCAAATCCTGATAAGTCTATCAGGAGCTATTCTGTCGAATTTTCTGAGGTG ATGGTGAATGAGTTACGAAACCTTCTGCTCCATAGAAGACCATTCCAACCACCACTTGAAGATACAGGTTTTAAATATGGTTTTAATTCCAATTTTCTTACCCGAGTTCTTGACTATTggcaaaataaatacaattttgcaGACAGGCAAAATTTCTTGAACAAATATGATCAATATGTTACTAATATTCAGGGACTTGATATACATTTTGTACATGTGAAGCCAAATGTAGGGTTTGATGTTgat ATAGTTCCTCTATTACTTCTACATGGCTGGCCCGGCTCCTTTAGAGAGTTCTATGAACTCATACCAGAGTTGGCTTATAAATCAGGAAATGATTTTGCAGTTGAACTAATCATACCTAGCTTACCTGGTTTTGGATTTTCACag GCTCCTGCTCGACCAGGCATGGGTCCATTAGAAATGGCTGTAGTTATGCGAAATTTGATGGAACACATTGGGCatgaaaaatactatatacagGGTGGTGATTTTGGTCATGGAATTGGTTCAATAATGGCAACATTGTTTCCTGATAAAGTCTTGGGTTTCCACACTAATATGCCAGTTGTCGGACATCCTATGGGGACTATTTATACACTTTTTG gtTCAATTTTTCCAAGTTTAATAGTGGAACCGGAAATACAAGACCGGATCTACCCACTCTCTAAACagatttcgtttttattagAAGAAACTGGTTATATGCACCTACATGCAACCAAACCAGATACAATAG GCATAGCCCTAACAGACTCCCCAGCAGGTTTAGCAGCTTATATTCTAGAGAAATTCTCGACATGGGCAGACCCTAATAATAGGAAAGCGAGTGATGGAAACCTTTTGTCCAACTATATGTTGACACATCTCCTGGATAATGTAATGGTGTATTGGGCTAGTAATTGCATTACGACGTCGATACGACTGTATGCGGAGGCCTTTAGTAAGAAACAAATAGCGTATGGGATGGATAT gatACCAACAAGCACTCCTACTTGGggtataaaatttaagcaCGAAATTTTCACTCAACCCGATATAGTTCTAAAGCTTAAATATAAGAACTACTTACATACAACAATAGTGGATGGAGGAGGTCATTTCGCCGCCTTTGAGTCGCCTAAAATCCTGGCCAAAGATGTGTTGCAAgctattattacttttaggGAATTTTGGGGTGtaaa aaCAGTGAATCAAACCCCTCAACCTGAACCAATAAAAGCCACTTCAGTTCATGAATTCACCGTCCGGGACATATATGgaagaaatataaaacttgaaaAATATAAGGGGTATGTCCTCTTAATAGTGAATGTAGCCTCACAATGCGGGTTGACCAACAAAAATTATGACCAATTAAACGAATTATATGACAAATACTCAAAAAGTAGGGATTTCAGAATTTTAGCATTTCCCTGCaatcaatttaacagtcaagaGCCAGGTTCAGAGcaagatataattaaatttattaataagagaAATGTTGAATTTGATGTCTTCGCAAAAATTGAAGTGAATGGTGACAATGCTCATCCCTTGTGGAAGTTTTTGAAAAGGGTTCAAGGTGGTTCACTaggagattttattaaatggaaTTTCTCTAAGTTTATAGTTGATAAGAATGGGGTCCCAGTTGAACGGTTTGGGCCTAATGTGGATCCTATTGACTTAGAGCCGTATTTGGCTAAATATTGGTAA
- the LOC123710802 gene encoding valine-rich protein, with protein sequence MKFTVVFVASLAVVALASEEKGTKSVATDEKKQDKRGIYDTGSGYGGGYQIGDGGHGGYGGYGAESHGVGGGNFEGHYDGGHAEFGGGSDSWKPIHSDHHQVKHVEVIKKVPVPYTVEKHVPYTVEKRVPYEVKVPYPQPYTVEKKVPVTVKEYVKYPVYVPEPYTVEKKVPYEVKVHVDKPYEVKIQVPQPYEVIKKVPYEVKVPVPQPYTVEKKVPVPVKYEVKVPQPYEVVKKVPYEVKVPVDKPYHVYVPKPYPVPVEKPYPVTVHKPVPYEVKVPVDRPYKVEVEKPYPVPIKVPVPKPYDVYKKFPYTVEKQVPYEVRVPIDKPYPVYKEVPVPLVKEVPYPVKQHVPVHLKVQEEHQHHGWH encoded by the exons ATGAAATTTACG GTTGTATTCGTTGCATCCCTGGCCGTGGTGGCCCTTGCCAGTGAGGAGAAGGGCACCAAATCGGTAGCCACCGATGAGAAAAAACAGGACAAGCGTGGAATCTATGACACTGGTTCTGGATATGGCGGTGGTTATCAAATTGGTGATGGAGGACATGGAGGTTATGGTGGCTACGGCGCCGAAAGTCACGGCGTTGGCGGCGGAAACTTCGAAGGTCACTATGATGGAGGCCATGCCGAGTTTGGAGGCGGCTCCGACTCTTGGAAACCCATTCACAGCGATCACCATCAAGTAAAGCACGTAGAAGTCATCAAAAAGGTCCCCGTACCCTACACTGTAGAAAAACACGTCCCATACACAGTTGAAAAGAGAGTCCCTTATGAGGTCAAAGTACCCTACCCCCAGCCCTACACCGTTGAGAAGAAAGTTCCAGTCACTGTCAAGGAGTACGTCAAGTACCCAGTCTACGTACCAGAGCCTTACACAGTAGAGAAGAAAGTGCCTTACGAAGTTAAAGTACATGTCGACAAGCCTTATGAAGTCAAGATACAAGTACCCCAACCCTATGAGGTTATCAAGAAAGTCCCCTACGAAGTTAAAGTTCCCGTACCCCAACCCTACACTGTTGAAAAGAAAGTCCCAGTTCCCGTCAAATATGAAGTGAAGGTACCCCAACCCTATGAAGTAGTTAAGAAAGTGCCCTATGAAGTCAAGGTCCCCGTGGACAAACCCTACCACGTATACGTTCCCAAACCATACCCAGTACCAGTTGAGAAACCATACCCAGTAACTGTCCACAAACCAGTACCATACGAAGTTAAGGTCCCAGTTGACAGGCCTTACAAGGTTGAAGTTGAGAAACCCTACCCAGTACCAATCAAGGTGCCAGTACCAAAACCTTATGACGTGTACAAGAAATTCCCTTACACCGTTGAGAAGCAAGTTCCTTACGAAGTAAGAGTGCCCATCGACAAACCATACCCAGTTTACAAAGAAGTACCTGTCCCATTGGTGAAGGAAGTCCCTTACCCAGTAAAACAACACGTTCCCGTGCATTTAAAGGTTCAAGAAGAGCATCAGCACCACGGCTGGCATTGA